The region TGGAGCGCATCGGGAATACGCCGCTGGTGCGGCTGGATGAGCTGACGCTCGATATGCCGGGGGTCCAGATCCTGGGCAAGGCGGAGTGGGCCAATCCCGGCGGTAGCGTAAAGGATCGGGCGGCATCCGCGATTGTGGGCGATGCGATGCGGCGTGGCGTCCTGGGGCGCAGGGCTGATGGCTCAGTGCAGGGGCTGCTCGATGCTACGAGCGGCAATACAGGGATTGCGTATGCCATGCTGGGCGCGGCGCTGGGGTTTCCGGTGACGCTCTGCATGCCTTCCAACGTGAGCCAGGAGCGGAAGAAGTACCTTGCGGCTTACGGAGCGGAGATTGTCTGGACGAACCCGGCGGACGGGTCGGATGGCGCGATCCGGAAGGCCAGGGAGATGGTGGCGGCTGAGCCTGAGCGGTATTTTTACGCGGACCAGTATTCCAACGAGAACAACTGGAAGAGCCACTACCATACCACCGCGAACGAGATCTGGAAGCAGACGGAAGGACAGATTACGCACTTCGTAGCAGGACTTGGGACGAGCGGTACGTTCATGGGAACGACCCGGCGGCTGAAGGAGCTGAATCCTGAGATCGAGTGCATCTCCATGCAGCCGGACTCTGCGTTCAACGGGCTTGAGGGTCTGAAGCATATGGCGACCGCCATCGTGCCGAAGATCTATGACCCAGCGCTGGCGGATGCGAACATCGACCTGGAGACGGAGCGGGCTTACAAGATGTGCCTGCGGCTGGCGCGGAAGAGCGGACTGCTGGTTGGAGTCTCGGCCGGCGGTGCTGTGGCTGCGGCGCTGGAGATTGCGGAGCGCGAGTACAAGGCCGGGCGTGAGGCTGTGGTGGTGACGATTTTGTGCGACTCGGCTGAGAAGTACATGTCCGAGCGGTTCTGGCAGGAAGGGTAACGTGCTGAAGATCAATTTCAAGGAGTACGAGGCGCTGCGAGCGCATGGGCAGGAGACCTATCCGCATGAGTGCTGCGGGGTTCTGCTGGGCAAGGCTGCGGACGGCGCAAACGAGGTGCGGGAGGTTGTGCGAGCTGGCAATACGCGGACGGATTCAGCGCATAATCGATACAACATCGCACCGGGCGAGCTGATCAAGATTCAGCGGCAGGCCCGGAATGCCGGGCTGGATATTGTGGGGTTCTATCACTCGCACCCGGACCATCCGGCGATGTGGTCTGCGACGGATATCGCAGAGGCCCATTGGATTGGCTGCTCGTATGTCATTACCCGCGTAGCGGGTGGGAATGCCGAAATCACGAACTCGTTTCTGCTGCAGGGGACGGGTGAGGACGACAAGAGTTTTGCCGATGAGGCGATTGAGATTTTGATGGCTGAAGCTACGGCCTGATACTTTTTATACAGAGGTGCCGAAAGGAAGTTTTGAAATGAAGATTCATGTACCCACGCCGTTGCGCGCTTATACGGACCAGAAGGAGAGTGTGGAGGTCAATGCGACGAACGTCGCGGGGGCTTTGCACGCGCTGGTCGAGGCGCATCCGGGGTTGAAGACCAACCTGTTTGCGGCGGACGGCAATCTGCGCTCGTTTGTGAATGTTTACCTCAATGATGAAGACCTGCGGTACCTGCCGCAGAAGGACCAGACGGCTGTCACGGACGCCGATGAACTGACGATCATCCCCTCGATCGCAGGTGGTTGTTGTTGCTGTTGTTGTCTCTAGACCTTTCTCCCCTTCTTGTGTGAGTTCCAAGAACAAGCAAATACAAAAGCAAAAGCCAATACGGAGGTTCTGAGCGAAAGCTCAGAATGACGGCCGTGTCGGGGTGAGGAGTTTTGAGATGGTTTTAGTGGAAGAGCAAGTACAGGCTTTACCGAAGTTGACGAATGAGGAAGTGGCACGCTACTCGCGGCATTTGATTCTGCCGGAGGTGGGGTATGAAGGGCAGCAGAAGCTGAAGGCTGCGAAGGTGCTTTGCGTCGGGACCGGCGGGCTGGGTGCTCCGCTGGCGCTCTACCTGGCTGCGGCTGGTGTTGGGACGCTGGGGCTGGTGGACTTCGATACCGTGGATGCGAGCAACCTGCAGCGGCAGGTGATCCACTCCACCAAGACGG is a window of Granulicella tundricola MP5ACTX9 DNA encoding:
- a CDS encoding PLP-dependent cysteine synthase family protein encodes the protein MPTMTATTTLGTGLLERIGNTPLVRLDELTLDMPGVQILGKAEWANPGGSVKDRAASAIVGDAMRRGVLGRRADGSVQGLLDATSGNTGIAYAMLGAALGFPVTLCMPSNVSQERKKYLAAYGAEIVWTNPADGSDGAIRKAREMVAAEPERYFYADQYSNENNWKSHYHTTANEIWKQTEGQITHFVAGLGTSGTFMGTTRRLKELNPEIECISMQPDSAFNGLEGLKHMATAIVPKIYDPALADANIDLETERAYKMCLRLARKSGLLVGVSAGGAVAAALEIAEREYKAGREAVVVTILCDSAEKYMSERFWQEG
- a CDS encoding Mov34/MPN/PAD-1 family protein: MLKINFKEYEALRAHGQETYPHECCGVLLGKAADGANEVREVVRAGNTRTDSAHNRYNIAPGELIKIQRQARNAGLDIVGFYHSHPDHPAMWSATDIAEAHWIGCSYVITRVAGGNAEITNSFLLQGTGEDDKSFADEAIEILMAEATA
- a CDS encoding MoaD/ThiS family protein codes for the protein MKIHVPTPLRAYTDQKESVEVNATNVAGALHALVEAHPGLKTNLFAADGNLRSFVNVYLNDEDLRYLPQKDQTAVTDADELTIIPSIAGGCCCCCCL